The Nicotiana tabacum cultivar K326 chromosome 5, ASM71507v2, whole genome shotgun sequence sequence TTTATGAGGGGCATAATCAGCGTTGAAGTTTAGCTACCAAGGCAATAGTTCCAAAAAAAACAACTGGTGGTAAGAGGGGAAAAGCATCTTTTGCATCAACTGCAAAGAATTTTCAAATTGtttcatttaaaatattaaagtGCAGCTTCCATATATGTACTTTTATAGTGTGAAGGAAAACTAATCAAAACTTTGTACCTGGGCTGGCAAAAATACAGAGAAATATAGCCCTTTGTTTTTCTTTACATCCATAAGACTGAAGAATATTTCTGACAATATTTTGATCCTTTTAGATTGGCCAGAAACTAACGCTTTACAAAAATGCTGGCAGAAATACAGACTAAGTAAGAATCTCCATGGACAAGCAAATGCTAGTGGGGCTAATAAAGCTGGTAAGAAATCAAATACATACCCAAGAAAATAGTTCACAAAACTTCTTTTACAGAGAGAGAACATCCGAAAACTTACTGAGTTTGTGGAATAGTTGCAGCAACAGGAGAAGATAGGATATCTGAGAATAGTGCAACTTGCATGAGTAATCCAAGCAtcggaccccaaccaaacaagTAAGAACAAACATCGTTTGATCCTTCATTTAAACCATTCATCCTTCTATTTCATGTCTCAGCAAAGTCTTCAGTTTTGATTATTCTGACAAAAAGTTATCCATTCAGAAACATTCAAATAAGTGAAGCAATACAAATCCAAATAGAAGTGCAGAGAAGGCTTCATGAGCAGCTTGAGGTATGAAATTACTGCAGAATTTCTCTTACGTATGAGAAGTGAGAGCAAAGCCTATGCCAAAAATACTTGTAGTAAAATTTGAGACTTCCTGGTTGATGATCCGAAAGCCGGAAGCATGAGAGTATTGAAACATGATAGAAGGCACTTTCACCTTCAAGATAAGAAACTTGATATCTTCAATAATCTAGTTAACAGGCCTAGTCCATGTGTTCTGTTTCAAGAATTAAGAATCTAATCTACACATGCATAGGGTGTTTTTTCTTTTCAAACTTTAAAATTCGAAGAAAAATTTTCCTTGACGCCTTCTAAATGAGGCCTAACTGAACTGATATAGGTACAACGACATTTACAGTTACGGATAGAAGCTCAAGGAAAATATTTGCATGCCGTGCTTGAGAAAGCACAGGAAACCCTTGGAAGACAAGACATGGGAACAGTAGGATTAGAGGCAGCAAAGGTCCAACTATCAGAATTGGTATCCACAGTATCTAACCAATGCCTGAACCCTACATTTTCTGATATAAAGGAACTATCAAGATATAGCAACCAACAAACACAAGCTACCCGACTAGCAGATCGTTCAATCGATAGCTGCTTGACCTCTTGTGAAGGCTCTTTGAGGGACAACACTATGCATAATAACCAAATTGGATTGAGGCCTTTCGAATTTACACCATCTATAGAATGTGAGGATATTGAGAATGACACCAGGATACAACAGACAGCACTAAGATGGTGTGACAACCTCAAGGAGAGCAAAAAATTATTCTCTGCAATGAACGAGGGTAAAGAAAAAACATTCACCACAGAGACTAACTGCAAGGACTTATCAATGAGTATCGGACTTCAAGATGGAAAGTTGAACGGAAGCAGTAACCATTCAGATGGGAAATTCAATGGAACAGACACAGCTGTCAGACTTTTTCACCAGGCAGCCAACAGAGGCGATTCAATGCCAGAGAGGCAGAAGTCTTCACAAGAGTATAAGTTGTCTTACTTTGCACCTAAACTGGACCTAAACATGCATGATGAAACAGATGCCGCTTCAAGTTGTAAGCAATTTGACTTAAATGGTTTCAGTTGGACTTGAGTAACCTTATATGACAAAGGGTAAACCATGAGAGGAGACGCCAGGTAACTTGCTTCTAATATTTTGATTGAGATAGAGATCAGCATATGGAAACATAGACTGATGGTTTCCTTGGAAGGAAAAAATTATGTATAATTAAAATTCCCGATCAAATAGAAATATAGAATATTGTAACTCCACTAGATCTGCTCAGATCTTATTTTCTGATCTCAAATTTTACTTTCATGCAAAGTTTCAGGTAGAAGAGGGTATTATTAATCCTTAGCAGTTGAATGATCCTTCAATCCAAACTCTTGCTGTTAAAGTCCTTAGGGGGTCATAAGCAGAGCTCTTCTTAGGAATATAACATGGATTTTGCTACTCCATATGTTGCAAATACCTCCTCAAACACCAACTGCCACATGCTGCTAGATTATAATCACATCCAAAGTCACTTCAACAGAATATATAGAGTCCCAGAAATCAAACTAACGTCTTTGGAATATGTCTAACATAACATAATCATACTGGaataacaaattcaaataaatCCAATCACTTTCCTCAAATGTCACCCTAACAGTTAATAGTATAAAACTTTCAAGTGTTATCAATAATCACTTTCGCTTATGAAAGAAGATTCATTGAAGCTCAGGACAGAAAATTGATTACCTAATATCCAGCTTTTTATGAGGTGAACTTCTCTTTCAATCTCAACCTAATACTTTTAGCATCAAAACTATAAGAAAACTATTTATCTGGAAGCTTCGTTCTAAAATTGGCCCGCTCTTTTCATTTAATAGACAATTGAAGATGGGAAAATTCAAAATGTTATGCCTGTGTTGAAAAACTTccggcattttatcaaacacccaAAAAGTACACGCGGTATTAAGCTTCAAACTTTCAGTACGCTCGTTTATTGCAAGCTGCAAATATTACAggagcaaaacaaaacaaaacaagcAAATTTCTTCCTTTTAGAACAAAATATAACCATTGTAAAGTTAGCAAATGCATAAATTCAAGTACAATTGCTTCAAATAGCGCTATTCTAAGCACTTTTCATCCCAAAAATTACAGTCATAACACCGCCAGCTAAATATAGGGAAACAGAAAATAAAAGAGGAGGAAAACTTCAAATAGTTTACGAACCGTAACTCGGTACCGGAGCATCACCGGCGACAAGGAGGCAAAAAAATTTGGACCATTTCTCGATTTGTGCGTGTCATCCTTGCGCAGGGGCCATGCTAATCTTCTCTGTATCGTTCCAATTTTATCGGATGTCCCCGAAGGGACAATGCTTGCTCTTACGCTAGGGTTTTTAACGGGCAAAAGAAATTCTTCTGTTTCCGATGAGGGAGAAGCGCAAAAGAGCATACTCACTGAGTAAATACCGTTTTGGATCCCAAAGTTCGAAAATTAAACACTTTCGCCCTATTTTAAAAACGTTTATTCCGACATCACCCCCTTAAGTATTCATTCACGTAATGAAGTTCCATCTGCACTTGTGAAGATGTCAAGATTACTCTTTTTAACCCATAGATTTTAGAAATGTTTTCTTTTGCTATATTATTAATAGGTGCCTGAATATACAAAAATTGGAGAAATTTAAATATTGCTATCAATAAAAAGACAATTGTCATATTTTAATCATATTATAGCAAATGaagtaaaagtcacaaaaatatTAGCAAGATCAATGATTTCATTATCCCTATTATAATAAAAATCATGTCATTTTGTGAGATGATATTCGAGTGAAGATGCTAAAGGTAAATTTATTCAACATACTCTGTATAAGTAGGGCCAACTAATAAGGTATCGAATTCTCTTGAATATAAAAACATCTTATCTCGGCTCATTGTTATAATATAAAGTAATGTAAGAATTACTTTAATACTCCTAAAGTCTCCATATCAAGGGCGGATTTAATAATGTGAATGTGGGTTCATTAGGATCTATAACTTTTCGTCTAAACCTGAATTTATTTGTATAAAATCTGTTGGAGTTGCTGAAACGTCAAATAAAAAGACCTCAAACTCAAACATAGTGATGGATTTAATAGTTAAAACTCTAATCTTGAACTCATAAAATTAAAGTTCGTATTtgaggtgtatatatatattggatagtGTGTGACATGATGTTCCTCAATGGAGCTTATTTTGATATAATGGGGCCTCATTGTATCAGAAATTTGTTTGTCATGTCTATGTATACATGCAAAATCAAAGTTTACCGAGTGAGGATTGGATATTTGATGCTGGTCATGGCTTCGATTTTTGGTTTGACAGTATTATTCTCtacaaaaataacaaatattttAGAGGAATTAAACTTATGAAATTAAAGTATTATGTcattaaagggaaaattcagaaataaataattaatcacGCTCAACTAAGCCTATTAACAAATTACGCGggcgttgcaaatataatccggggTATTATGCCCCGAGtcaaatcccacagggaattaacgtaTCAAGAGAAGTCTTTGAAGTACTAAATTCTTATTAGTCAACCTCCTCAAACTTTGTGAATACAAGTGGTGTTATAATTACTACGACAACTATTCGAATCAATAAAATAAAGGTTAATTAATACGCAAATGTAGACAATTGGAATAAAGGCCTAAGGTAATGGCTTCCCCCGTTGTAGATTTCCTTAGTCGTATATTTCTTATAGCTATGAATTAGttatctctatcaatcatgaactcTCCAACTATCATAACTCTCTCTCAagtaattatgataatttactagacgcactctctcaAGCCACGCTAGCTAGATTCGCATTACAATTCACTTAGATTGCACCCGAGGTATCGTTATCTCTACTCCAACctctaaaccctcggttatgactTCGCCTATActccgggagtgatgttgttcaaacaattacctaaatatgcattcTTTCTCAAGTAgctacataataaataggcatggctaattgaggatcctttcAACTAACCAAATATcaaaacatagttgaacaaatagagattaacacCTAACTCAAAACTATATTAATATCACAATAAGTTCATCCACAACGGGTTCAACCAAAACCTTAGATTAAAAGcgttagctactcataacaatgaTAAACATCATAATAAATAACTGCACTACAAatcataaaaacaaaaggaagaggAGAAGAACTTGATGTAGAAAACTCCTCTTAGCTCCTTGCCTTTCTTATTCTTGTTCTTAGCTAATAAAAGTTGCACACCTCTATTTTTGGGCGAGCTTGACCTTCTATAGGTTAAGTGAATTTGCCCCCAGAATTCTAAAATTACCCGTGATAATTTTGTTCCGGAATCTGGACTAGCGCGATCCAGGTCTCATTTTATCCTACATAGAATTTTGTCTATTAGAGTTTGACAGACACTCTCTTTGTACTGAGAGGCACTCCCAGATATCTTAAAGGCAACTCACCCTTCACGAATCCCAGAGCTTGCATAATGGCACACTGATCATCTGAACTTACTCCACCAAAATAAATGGAACTCTTCTCAATATTAGTGTTAAGCGATTACGGGACGAAGTGgaagaattttaaagaaaaattattactCGTGCTCGGCCTTAATTTCGTTTATTCATTATTGATTGATGAATTAAATTAAAATCCTATACATTTGGTCTTCTCCAAAACCATTAGGCTTACTATATTTTATTCGATCTCTGACGGCACAGTAACGTAGCTAGGGCAATGATAGGGAAGCCAAATTTTTATAAAAGGTTTCTTGATTCTCAATAGTAATATCTTCCGTATGAAATATGTTGGACTTTTAAGCCGTTGGGCTTTAAAGATtagaagtgtgaattggaaaatggtgggaaataaaatggagggaaatgaaaattttgaaaattttgaatcaAGTGAGCTTTTTCATTTATGACAAAtgaactttgtccctcattggtgagggacaacTACACTTGTGTGTATAAATATAGGATCACTTCTTAGAACtcttaaaggagttgaagagaatgaagcCTTGCGTCGTCGTGGTTGCTCGACTTGGCTTCCGCTTTGTCAAATGATCAATCAATGagattaattttttggacaaagtttatttaattaattatttaagaattaattaagtGCCAGTCAGTTCATTAACGGAATTAACTGGAATGTATAATCCAAAATCCCTTCTGTTCACATTATGAACAGACACCTCTTCTTTTCAAATATCTGTTCACATTATGAACAGACATCACACCTCTTCTGACAATTGCCTATAAATTCCTAGGCATGGCTTTCTTTTCACATACTGAGAAAATATAGAACTTCCTTCTGAAAATCCAACATTCTACTTCGcagtttctcttttaaattcgtaagtgtgattttgctctgttctttgagttcgttggtatcttgcagtttgtattgccactgttgcagaAAGGTTTATTTTGTTTCATcatgggaggatttaatccattacatTGGCAACTTGTGggggggttaaaattccttaaggacgcacaaggaaattgtggactcggaatatttcttaTCGTTTACAGTTTTTCCAGTTCTTGTAATAGTTTTTTAATTTCTGTTTTAACACAGTAGCGACTAAAAaatatatactttttataatGCTTCGCAGTAAGATTATTatgtttttatgtatattttaatTTATGCCATAATATATACGTCCATACATTAAGTTAGTTTCACATAAAGTCCATtggtaaattcagttttttcttATATCAATAAATAAATTCCCCAGCTTTATTGTGTCTCCAAAATGAGAATAAGTCCAAGCTAAGACACTTATagttatcaaaaaataaaaaaattaaaattattttttggtggACATGCAGTTGACACTCAAAGATTTAAGCCATTTAATATTGGTCTTCTTTGGTCTCGGACATGGTCTTTCTTGTCTTCTTACTGTCAATATAATACTAACCAGTAGTTCCACACCAATTTAAACAACTCAGTATTTGTCATCGATTACTacattatatattaaaatataagcTGTACTTGTGTCTGCAttgtttcttaaaaaataaatgacGCATGTTTTATTTTGGAAAGACAATCACATGGACCAGCTGGGAAAGAATATTTTCatcctatttttttctttctttattttcatataAAACAAACATCAACATTCACTAACATATACTCAAACTGTAGATGGACAATCGAAAATAGGACGATCAATAATTCATAAATACTCGGATTTGCATTATTTTTTAACTGCTGAAGATATCTGAAAATGTTATGAACATAACTAGCCTATGGGACAACATTGGTGGAAAATTGGCAAATTATATATGAGACCCCGAACGATATGTATGTGTCAAAGTGTTAGTGGCCAAGGAGTAATATAGTTATTATATATATGCATCCTGTTAAATATAAATTTTGTGATCTTTAATTATTAAgatattgttttatttttttatatgtcGGCACGAAAAACACAAGGTTTGGTGTATACATGGCTGTAGTTGCTTCATATGTATTAATTTATTACACAGAGAATGTTACAATACTCTAACCaaaaaggcatatgttttaatgaaaaaaataaagataTTAACAGAAGTTTAATAATAATGAAatcgaaaaagaaaaacaaatgttGACAGCACATTACAGTTATGTAATTAAATGGGCCATGCGGAGTGGAATTCAACAACCTTCTTCGTGGTTCCAGCAGAAAAGACCACGAACCTTCCTGTA is a genomic window containing:
- the LOC142181248 gene encoding myb-related protein 2-like isoform X4, which produces MYHHHRQDKSMHPSTRMSISERHLFLQGGNGNGDSGLVLSTDAKPRLKWTPDLHERFIEAVNQLGGADKATPKSVLKLMGIQGLTLYHLKSHLQKYRLSKNLHGQANASGANKAATGEDRISENSATCMSNPSIGPQPNKNIQISEAIQIQIEVQRRLHEQLELRIEAQGKYLHAVLEKAQETLGRQDMGTVGLEAAKVQLSELVSTVSNQCLNPTFSDIKELSRYSNQQTQATRLADRSIDSCLTSCEGSLRDNTMHNNQIGLRPFEFTPSIECEDIENDTRIQQTALRWCDNLKESKKLFSAMNEGKEKTFTTETNCKDLSMSIGLQDGKLNGSSNHSDGKFNGTDTAVRLFHQAANRGDSMPERQKSSQEYKLSYFAPKLDLNMHDETDAASSCKQFDLNGFSWT
- the LOC142181248 gene encoding myb-related protein 2-like isoform X1, with amino-acid sequence MYHHHRQDKSMHPSTRMSISERHLFLQGGNGNGDSGLVLSTDAKPRLKWTPDLHERFIEAVNQLGGADKATPKSVLKLMGIQGLTLYHLKSHLQKYRLSKNLHGQANASGANKAVAATGEDRISENSATCMSNPSIGPQPNKNIQISEAIQIQIEVQRRLHEQLEVQRHLQLRIEAQGKYLHAVLEKAQETLGRQDMGTVGLEAAKVQLSELVSTVSNQCLNPTFSDIKELSRYSNQQTQATRLADRSIDSCLTSCEGSLRDNTMHNNQIGLRPFEFTPSIECEDIENDTRIQQTALRWCDNLKESKKLFSAMNEGKEKTFTTETNCKDLSMSIGLQDGKLNGSSNHSDGKFNGTDTAVRLFHQAANRGDSMPERQKSSQEYKLSYFAPKLDLNMHDETDAASSCKQFDLNGFSWT
- the LOC142181248 gene encoding myb-related protein 2-like isoform X2 is translated as MYHHHRQDKSMHPSTRMSISERHLFLQGGNGNGDSGLVLSTDAKPRLKWTPDLHERFIEAVNQLGGADKATPKSVLKLMGIQGLTLYHLKSHLQKYRLSKNLHGQANASGANKAATGEDRISENSATCMSNPSIGPQPNKNIQISEAIQIQIEVQRRLHEQLEVQRHLQLRIEAQGKYLHAVLEKAQETLGRQDMGTVGLEAAKVQLSELVSTVSNQCLNPTFSDIKELSRYSNQQTQATRLADRSIDSCLTSCEGSLRDNTMHNNQIGLRPFEFTPSIECEDIENDTRIQQTALRWCDNLKESKKLFSAMNEGKEKTFTTETNCKDLSMSIGLQDGKLNGSSNHSDGKFNGTDTAVRLFHQAANRGDSMPERQKSSQEYKLSYFAPKLDLNMHDETDAASSCKQFDLNGFSWT
- the LOC142181248 gene encoding myb-related protein 2-like isoform X3; the protein is MYHHHRQDKSMHPSTRMSISERHLFLQGGNGNGDSGLVLSTDAKPRLKWTPDLHERFIEAVNQLGGADKATPKSVLKLMGIQGLTLYHLKSHLQKYRLSKNLHGQANASGANKAVAATGEDRISENSATCMSNPSIGPQPNKNIQISEAIQIQIEVQRRLHEQLELRIEAQGKYLHAVLEKAQETLGRQDMGTVGLEAAKVQLSELVSTVSNQCLNPTFSDIKELSRYSNQQTQATRLADRSIDSCLTSCEGSLRDNTMHNNQIGLRPFEFTPSIECEDIENDTRIQQTALRWCDNLKESKKLFSAMNEGKEKTFTTETNCKDLSMSIGLQDGKLNGSSNHSDGKFNGTDTAVRLFHQAANRGDSMPERQKSSQEYKLSYFAPKLDLNMHDETDAASSCKQFDLNGFSWT